A single genomic interval of Flavobacteriales bacterium harbors:
- a CDS encoding TolC family protein: protein MRTLPTLLALACTLVAFRPSAVAQGPMALSLKQALDLAARQSYAVQNSELAAAKARARVKEVLAIGLPQVEVTGGLNNYIDVPTSVVPNFFGGEPEFLEVQFGVPWTVTGAAQLSQLLFDGSYLVGLEATRELRIQSEQELEKARADAMAQAAKAYLGALAAREGARLAAESVPVLEKSLREAEGMVQVGFMENTDTDRLAIALASARDRARSFAQQEKVALAYLRLVLGLASETPVDLTDDLRTIVDDADEKSLVARAIDLNTHIDHQLANTLVRLQTMDVRNQKAAYMPKLYGFLSHQRQSFGTDGPIETDWFPATLWGVNLTVPIWSSGMRGNKVKQANITLEQTRVNLKATEQRLLAEAEERTEKALAAEESYRSELASLDLAKRIFDRTSIKFTNGLASSFELNQDQGQYLQAQQLYVQRLAELLMARVDLRRSLDLY, encoded by the coding sequence ATGAGAACCCTGCCCACCCTCCTGGCCCTTGCCTGCACCCTGGTCGCCTTCCGCCCGTCAGCGGTGGCCCAAGGCCCCATGGCCCTCAGCCTGAAGCAGGCGCTCGACCTGGCCGCGCGCCAGAGCTACGCCGTGCAGAACAGCGAACTGGCCGCCGCCAAGGCCCGGGCCCGCGTGAAGGAGGTGCTCGCCATCGGCCTGCCCCAGGTGGAGGTCACCGGCGGGCTGAACAACTACATCGATGTGCCCACCAGCGTGGTGCCGAACTTCTTCGGCGGCGAACCGGAGTTCCTGGAGGTGCAGTTCGGTGTGCCCTGGACGGTGACCGGCGCCGCCCAGCTGAGCCAGCTGCTCTTCGACGGCAGCTATCTGGTGGGCCTGGAGGCCACCCGCGAACTGAGGATCCAGAGCGAGCAGGAGCTGGAGAAGGCCCGCGCCGATGCCATGGCCCAGGCCGCCAAGGCCTACCTGGGCGCGCTGGCCGCGCGCGAAGGCGCCCGCCTTGCGGCCGAGAGCGTGCCCGTGCTCGAGAAGAGCCTGCGCGAGGCCGAAGGCATGGTGCAGGTGGGCTTCATGGAGAACACCGACACCGACCGCCTGGCCATCGCCCTGGCCAGCGCCCGCGACCGCGCCCGCAGCTTCGCCCAGCAGGAGAAGGTGGCCCTGGCCTACCTGCGCCTGGTGCTCGGCCTCGCCTCCGAAACGCCCGTGGACCTCACCGACGACCTGCGCACCATCGTGGACGATGCCGACGAGAAGAGCCTGGTGGCCCGCGCCATCGACCTCAACACCCACATCGACCACCAGCTGGCCAACACCCTGGTGCGCCTGCAGACCATGGACGTGCGCAACCAGAAGGCCGCCTACATGCCCAAGCTGTACGGCTTCCTGAGCCACCAACGGCAGAGCTTCGGCACCGACGGGCCCATCGAGACCGACTGGTTCCCGGCCACGCTGTGGGGCGTGAACCTCACGGTGCCCATCTGGAGCAGCGGCATGAGGGGCAACAAGGTGAAGCAGGCCAACATCACCCTGGAACAGACGCGGGTGAACCTGAAGGCCACCGAACAGCGCCTGCTCGCCGAGGCCGAGGAGCGCACCGAGAAGGCCCTCGCCGCCGAGGAGAGCTACCGCAGCGAGCTCGCCAGCCTCGACCTGGCCAAGCGCATCTTCGACCGCACCAGCATCAAGTTCACCAACGGCCTGGCCAGCAGCTTCGAGCTCAACCAGGACCAGGGCCAGTACCTGCAGGCCCAGCAGCTCTACGTGCAACGCCTGGCCGAACTGCTGATGGCCCGGGTGGACCTGCGCCGCAGCCTCGACCTCTACTGA
- a CDS encoding TetR/AcrR family transcriptional regulator, which yields MDAKKRELLEQALKLFMRLGIKSMTMDEVATQLRVSKKTLYEHFTDKNDLVEQAVAMTCDLHRDAITGICERGLNAIDENEEIMRFVVGQIGQMHPSVQFDLQKYHPRAWEIMEHREREDIYSCVSTNLRKGVAEGLYREDLDVEVITRLYLARIDSTWDGRVFPPERFSLPDVLWKYLEYHIRGIASKKGIAYLEKKAKNQRA from the coding sequence ATGGACGCCAAGAAGCGCGAACTCCTCGAACAGGCCCTCAAGCTGTTCATGCGCCTGGGCATCAAGAGCATGACGATGGACGAGGTGGCCACCCAGCTCCGCGTCAGCAAGAAGACCCTCTACGAGCACTTCACCGACAAGAACGACCTGGTGGAGCAGGCCGTGGCCATGACCTGCGACCTCCACCGCGACGCGATCACCGGCATCTGCGAGCGCGGGCTGAACGCGATCGACGAGAACGAGGAGATCATGCGCTTCGTGGTGGGGCAGATCGGCCAGATGCACCCCAGCGTGCAGTTCGACCTGCAGAAGTACCACCCGCGGGCGTGGGAGATCATGGAGCACCGCGAGCGGGAGGACATATACAGCTGCGTATCCACCAACCTGCGCAAAGGGGTGGCCGAGGGCCTGTACCGCGAGGACCTGGACGTGGAGGTGATCACGCGCCTGTACCTGGCCCGGATCGATTCCACGTGGGACGGCCGCGTATTCCCCCCGGAGCGCTTCAGCCTGCCCGACGTGCTGTGGAAGTACCTGGAGTATCACATCCGTGGCATCGCCAGCAAGAAGGGGATCGCCTATCTGGAGAAGAAAGCCAAGAACCAACGCGCCTGA
- a CDS encoding tetratricopeptide repeat protein, translating to MTGRALVLLLLLAPWHGALAQAVNIGRLQRELANARLSDADRARKLERLAWYQRDTDPVSAMEAAQQAIALAERLNDPSLLGSAIPRRVAARQTSGYYGGEAAELERAVQLLTQHGPQEDLGYAHWCLHIDRCEEAGEDSVALVHYAKALEGFERHRSATGLYWALGVTKYGGSADPETVQRASDRIAEVITASRDTFLLIQLQLDSAMEAITTEAFMRTLHHCAVAEALIQRTGALLHERAACRMRAFAANELADQDLALRNALRAHTLSKALRSNAMNVETGRELAELHIDFGDLASALEHLKEALDLLEGVEQAHVKATLLGTYGACLLELGRLDTALRSLQRALELVRGPQAITMVQGERVEEAAILLDLGKVCRRLGRFGQAQAYIEEGLALAQHPGLRIDRAWLRVEHARILAHGDADDRRAALRDLDSLITLAAREGWLETWRDALFAQHEVHEANGNTPEALASLRLYLTAKDSLLDLERIKDLNALNVRFASERKDAELEELSATNAAQESELAAHRRRNLVLAAGFGVVAVVGALLFLLLRNARRSRRALAEKNAAILEAQARLLESERAREASEVRTRIARDVHDQLGSDLTKLALLSTEARELAQSDVRAVPALADDIERIAGEANRSLGDIVWSIDPHHDSLAGLTERVRAHAERMLKWSKVEHTIDCVHEGPDRTLEPAMKRDIYLIFREALNNAVKYAKAERIDARFHTSPTTLAFDVKDNGAGIGADKVEGHGLENMRHRAERCGARLTVESGDGRGTRIHLRMELP from the coding sequence ATGACCGGCCGTGCCCTTGTCCTCCTGCTGCTGCTTGCGCCCTGGCACGGGGCGTTGGCGCAGGCCGTCAACATCGGCAGGCTCCAGCGCGAACTGGCGAATGCGCGTTTGAGCGATGCCGACCGGGCGCGCAAGCTGGAACGCCTGGCGTGGTACCAGCGCGATACGGACCCGGTGAGCGCGATGGAGGCGGCGCAGCAGGCGATCGCGCTGGCCGAGCGCCTCAACGACCCTTCGTTGCTGGGCAGTGCGATCCCGCGCCGGGTGGCGGCCAGGCAGACGAGCGGATACTATGGTGGCGAGGCGGCGGAGCTGGAACGGGCCGTGCAGCTGCTCACCCAGCACGGACCACAGGAGGACCTGGGTTACGCGCATTGGTGCCTGCACATCGACCGTTGCGAGGAAGCTGGCGAGGACAGCGTGGCGCTTGTGCACTACGCCAAGGCGCTCGAAGGCTTCGAGCGCCACCGTTCGGCCACGGGCCTGTACTGGGCACTGGGCGTGACCAAGTATGGTGGATCGGCCGACCCGGAAACGGTGCAACGCGCCAGCGATCGCATCGCGGAGGTCATCACCGCCTCGCGCGACACCTTTCTGCTCATCCAGCTGCAGCTGGACAGTGCCATGGAGGCCATCACCACCGAGGCGTTCATGCGCACCCTGCACCATTGCGCCGTTGCGGAAGCGCTCATCCAGCGCACCGGCGCGCTCCTGCACGAGCGCGCGGCCTGCCGCATGCGCGCCTTCGCCGCGAACGAACTGGCCGATCAGGACCTGGCCCTACGGAACGCCCTTCGGGCACACACACTGTCCAAGGCGCTGCGGTCGAACGCCATGAACGTGGAGACCGGCCGGGAGCTCGCGGAGCTCCACATCGACTTCGGGGATCTCGCCTCGGCACTGGAGCATCTGAAGGAGGCGCTCGACCTCCTGGAGGGGGTCGAACAGGCGCACGTCAAGGCGACGCTGCTGGGCACCTATGGTGCCTGCCTCCTGGAGCTGGGCCGGCTGGATACCGCGTTGCGGTCCCTGCAGCGGGCGCTGGAACTGGTGCGCGGCCCGCAGGCGATCACCATGGTGCAGGGCGAGCGCGTGGAGGAGGCGGCCATCCTGCTGGACCTGGGCAAGGTGTGCCGTCGGCTGGGGCGCTTCGGTCAGGCCCAGGCCTACATCGAGGAGGGCCTCGCGCTCGCCCAACATCCCGGGCTGCGCATCGATCGGGCGTGGCTGCGGGTGGAGCACGCGCGGATCCTGGCGCATGGCGATGCGGACGATCGCCGTGCCGCCCTTCGCGATCTGGACAGCCTCATCACCCTCGCTGCCCGCGAAGGCTGGCTGGAGACCTGGCGCGATGCCCTGTTCGCGCAGCACGAAGTGCATGAGGCGAACGGCAACACGCCGGAGGCCCTGGCCTCCCTTCGGCTCTACCTCACCGCCAAGGACAGCCTGTTGGACCTCGAACGCATCAAGGACCTGAACGCCTTGAACGTCCGTTTCGCCTCGGAACGCAAGGATGCGGAACTGGAGGAGCTGTCCGCCACGAACGCCGCGCAGGAAAGCGAGCTCGCGGCCCACCGCCGGCGTAACCTCGTGCTGGCCGCGGGCTTCGGCGTGGTAGCCGTGGTGGGGGCGCTCCTCTTCCTGCTCCTGCGCAACGCACGCCGCAGCCGTCGTGCGCTCGCGGAGAAGAACGCGGCCATCCTGGAGGCGCAGGCCCGGCTGTTGGAGAGCGAGCGGGCGCGCGAGGCTTCCGAAGTACGCACGCGCATCGCACGCGACGTGCACGACCAGCTCGGCAGCGACCTCACCAAGCTCGCGCTGCTGAGCACCGAGGCCAGGGAGCTCGCGCAGAGCGACGTGCGGGCCGTGCCCGCCCTGGCCGACGACATCGAGCGCATCGCCGGGGAGGCCAACCGCTCCCTGGGCGACATCGTCTGGTCCATCGACCCGCACCACGACTCCCTGGCGGGCCTGACCGAACGCGTGCGGGCCCATGCCGAGCGCATGCTCAAGTGGAGCAAGGTGGAGCACACGATAGACTGTGTGCACGAAGGGCCGGACCGCACACTGGAACCGGCGATGAAGCGCGACATCTACCTCATCTTCCGGGAGGCGCTGAACAATGCGGTGAAGTACGCCAAGGCGGAACGGATCGATGCGCGCTTCCACACAAGCCCGACCACGCTCGCGTTCGACGTGAAGGACAACGGGGCGGGCATCGGGGCGGACAAGGTGGAGGGGCACGGCTTGGAGAACATGCGGCACCGTGCGGAACGCTGCGGGGCCCGCCTCACGGTGGAAAGCGGCGATGGCCGGGGCACGCGCATCCACCTGCGGATGGAGCTTCCCTGA
- a CDS encoding response regulator transcription factor, which translates to MAASPIRIAIVEDDDELRALIRRRIERAGDMQVVRVFESGDAYLDKLPELELHVVLMDINMEGRNGIDTVREAKRLKPEVQYLMLTIFENPAYIFEALCSGATGYLLKSTPAEELLEAVRDIHRGGSPMNSAIARLVVNSFQKETQQRINDDKLSEREKQVLDGLAAGLQYKEIADKLDLSTETVRVHVRRIYSKLQVNGRMEAIRKVYPGASR; encoded by the coding sequence ATGGCCGCATCCCCCATTCGCATCGCCATCGTGGAGGACGACGATGAACTGCGTGCGCTCATCCGTCGGCGCATTGAACGGGCCGGGGACATGCAGGTGGTGCGCGTCTTCGAGAGCGGTGATGCGTACCTGGACAAGCTGCCCGAGCTGGAGCTGCACGTGGTGCTGATGGACATCAACATGGAGGGGCGGAACGGCATCGACACCGTACGGGAGGCGAAGCGCCTGAAGCCGGAGGTGCAGTACCTGATGCTCACCATCTTCGAGAACCCGGCGTACATCTTCGAGGCCTTGTGCTCAGGGGCCACCGGCTACCTGCTGAAGAGCACCCCGGCCGAGGAGCTGCTCGAGGCCGTCCGCGACATCCACCGGGGTGGCTCACCCATGAACAGCGCCATCGCCAGGTTGGTGGTGAACAGTTTCCAGAAAGAGACCCAACAGCGCATCAACGACGACAAGCTGAGCGAACGCGAGAAGCAGGTGCTCGATGGGCTGGCCGCTGGTCTGCAGTACAAGGAAATCGCCGACAAGCTGGATCTGAGCACCGAGACGGTCCGCGTGCACGTGCGGCGCATCTACAGCAAACTGCAGGTGAACGGGCGCATGGAGGCGATCCGGAAGGTGTATCCCGGGGCATCGCGCTAA
- a CDS encoding SUMF1/EgtB/PvdO family nonheme iron enzyme, translating to MRSSSALLALSVALFWGSASANNIQVSNTTLTGNTGTEVMVQFDIGWENSWRGNGVSNWDAAWVFVKFKLPGDGGFSHVLLEPSGHVAPTGSLVEPGLVQPGSAYNASTNPAVGVFIRRDADGTGTFSATGVQLRWNYGALGFAFQDIREVRVYAIEMVHINQGAFHLGTGGTETNAFRNGATGQPYQIFQEGGTINIASGQLWADGAIEAGTLPPAFPKGYAASYMMKYEMSQQQYVDFLNSLTRTQQAARVESDISPGTSVIAFPYVMTENTIVEDRNGIRCNATVDPQSSIVFYCDANGNGTGGEPDDGQWVACNNLMTKDVLAFLDWSGLRVMTEFEYEKACRGPLPPVANEFPWRTTTIVPANAYTLSNAFTTTESVATGYSTSAGNANYGFSETMRVGIFAANAANTGRTTAGASYYGIMELAGNLWEVTISAGNAAGRAYTGIHGNGALSLTGGHDVPNWPVLSTNNELGARGGALTTVFFDAGMLRVSDRYQGASFSSVSRLESTGCRGIRTAP from the coding sequence ATGAGGTCCTCTTCCGCCCTTCTCGCCCTATCCGTTGCCCTCTTCTGGGGAAGCGCATCGGCCAACAACATCCAGGTATCGAACACCACGCTCACCGGCAACACCGGCACCGAGGTGATGGTGCAGTTCGACATCGGCTGGGAGAACAGTTGGCGTGGCAATGGTGTGTCCAATTGGGATGCGGCCTGGGTGTTCGTGAAGTTCAAGCTCCCCGGTGATGGCGGCTTCTCCCATGTGCTCCTGGAACCGAGCGGCCATGTCGCTCCCACTGGAAGCCTGGTGGAGCCCGGTCTTGTGCAACCGGGATCGGCCTACAACGCCAGCACCAACCCCGCCGTGGGGGTGTTCATCCGCCGTGATGCGGATGGCACCGGCACCTTCAGCGCCACGGGCGTCCAGCTGCGGTGGAACTACGGCGCGCTCGGCTTCGCGTTCCAGGACATCCGCGAGGTGCGCGTGTACGCCATCGAAATGGTCCACATCAACCAAGGGGCGTTCCACCTGGGTACCGGCGGGACGGAGACGAACGCGTTCCGCAACGGCGCGACAGGCCAGCCGTACCAGATCTTCCAGGAGGGCGGCACCATCAACATCGCCAGCGGGCAATTGTGGGCCGACGGAGCGATCGAAGCCGGCACCCTCCCGCCTGCTTTTCCGAAAGGCTATGCGGCGAGCTACATGATGAAGTACGAGATGAGCCAGCAGCAGTACGTCGACTTCCTGAACAGCCTCACCCGCACCCAACAGGCCGCGCGTGTGGAGAGCGACATCAGCCCGGGCACCTCGGTGATCGCGTTCCCTTATGTGATGACGGAGAACACCATCGTGGAGGACCGCAACGGCATCCGCTGCAACGCCACGGTGGACCCGCAAAGCAGCATCGTGTTCTACTGCGACGCCAACGGCAACGGCACGGGTGGTGAGCCGGACGATGGGCAGTGGGTCGCGTGCAACAACCTGATGACGAAGGATGTACTCGCCTTCCTGGACTGGAGCGGCCTGCGGGTGATGACCGAGTTCGAGTACGAGAAGGCCTGCCGCGGTCCGCTGCCGCCTGTGGCGAACGAGTTCCCCTGGAGGACCACCACGATCGTGCCGGCCAATGCGTACACGCTGAGCAACGCCTTCACCACCACCGAAAGCGTTGCCACCGGCTATTCCACCAGCGCAGGCAATGCCAACTATGGCTTCTCCGAAACCATGCGGGTAGGCATCTTCGCCGCCAACGCCGCCAATACCGGGCGCACGACCGCAGGGGCCAGCTACTACGGCATCATGGAATTGGCCGGCAACCTATGGGAGGTCACCATCAGCGCTGGCAATGCCGCCGGGCGGGCCTACACCGGTATTCACGGTAACGGCGCGCTCTCCCTGACCGGGGGACACGATGTACCCAACTGGCCTGTATTGTCGACGAATAATGAGCTCGGGGCACGTGGCGGGGCGCTGACCACGGTCTTCTTCGATGCGGGTATGCTCCGGGTCTCGGACCGGTACCAGGGTGCAAGCTTCAGTAGTGTAAGCCGCCTTGAATCCACTGGTTGCCGCGGTATCCGTACCGCACCCTGA